One segment of Candidatus Babeliales bacterium DNA contains the following:
- a CDS encoding saccharopine dehydrogenase NADP-binding domain-containing protein, whose translation MAEFNRKIFIIGCGAVAQCSIPLILKYFNIAPKKISIIDPLDVRTAINDYIKQGLQFEQTSIIKNNFSMILAHYLKPGDLCIDLANEVDTLDILNWCQNHNVFYLNTCLNSWPNNEQYSAYKLYQIILKLKKQHQKNTTTAVLTHGANPGLISSFVKQGLIDAAHYFMQKTNKQREIERALENANFSNLAYLLAIKTIHITEIDSQTISTESINKFCNTWSINEFISECTADIEFAWGYHEKSHPPGAKIDNGNIFLPNKGLHSRLQSWIPHETFSGMIIPHDETYTVADYLSIAHTYRPTTLFVYKPCPAAQQLLKNFDSNKITYPEHVITNEITDGGERMGSLLINSSFSWWTGSLISIQESNKLLPGHNATVMQVAAGILTALDFIIENPQKGICFPEDLDHQKVLKIAKPYLGNVISKHVDWNISTDCLFNDYLLQL comes from the coding sequence ATGGCAGAATTTAATAGGAAAATTTTTATAATTGGTTGTGGTGCGGTGGCTCAATGTAGCATTCCATTAATTTTGAAATATTTTAATATAGCTCCCAAAAAAATTTCAATAATCGATCCACTCGATGTAAGAACAGCTATAAATGATTATATAAAACAAGGCTTACAATTTGAGCAAACAAGCATTATAAAGAATAACTTTTCTATGATTCTTGCTCATTATCTAAAGCCAGGTGATCTATGCATTGATTTAGCAAATGAAGTGGATACATTGGATATCCTCAATTGGTGCCAAAATCATAATGTTTTCTATTTAAATACCTGCTTGAATAGCTGGCCCAATAATGAACAATATTCAGCTTATAAACTCTATCAAATAATATTAAAATTGAAAAAACAACATCAAAAAAATACGACCACTGCCGTATTAACTCACGGTGCAAATCCCGGTCTCATTTCTTCTTTTGTCAAACAAGGTTTAATAGACGCTGCCCATTATTTTATGCAAAAAACAAATAAGCAAAGAGAAATTGAACGCGCTCTGGAAAATGCAAACTTTAGTAATCTTGCTTATCTGTTAGCTATCAAAACAATTCACATAACAGAGATTGATTCACAAACTATTTCCACTGAATCAATTAATAAATTTTGTAATACCTGGAGCATTAATGAATTTATCAGTGAATGTACTGCTGATATTGAGTTTGCATGGGGATATCATGAAAAATCTCATCCACCGGGCGCAAAAATAGATAACGGAAATATTTTTTTACCAAATAAAGGGCTCCATTCACGCTTACAATCATGGATTCCTCATGAAACTTTTTCTGGTATGATAATTCCTCATGATGAAACATATACTGTTGCAGATTATCTTTCGATTGCGCATACTTATCGCCCTACAACTCTTTTTGTCTATAAGCCATGCCCTGCAGCACAACAATTATTAAAAAATTTTGATTCAAATAAAATTACTTATCCCGAACATGTCATCACCAATGAAATAACTGATGGCGGAGAAAGGATGGGTTCTTTATTAATAAATAGTTCTTTTTCTTGGTGGACAGGAAGCCTCATAAGTATTCAAGAAAGTAATAAATTATTGCCAGGACATAATGCAACTGTCATGCAAGTAGCTGCCGGCATTTTAACTGCATTAGACTTTATAATAGAAAATCCACAAAAAGGCATTTGCTTTCCGGAAGATTTAGATCACCAAAAAGTGTTGAAAATAGCAAAACCATATCTTGGTAATGTAATATCAAAGCATGTAGATTGGAATATCAGTACCGATTGTTTATTTAATGATTATCTATTACAACTATAA
- a CDS encoding cytochrome c biogenesis protein CcdA, with protein sequence MIKFKNNIPKILVAIAAILFIVIVLGLAWLLGVRQQAEVGGTFGFMALLSFASGLSMIVLPCTLPLVFIIVPMAMGKDYLKGFIMALLFGLGISITIMFYGILMALLGNILGIKGLTPWIVLISGLAAYIFGLSEFSFFPLQIPFAATILPKRFQQKGDYIRSFLLGLLLGNAGVGCPNPLFYVLLFYISGTANVLAGSSLGFIHGVGRALPIIFLTILAMFGIQATKPLVQYRFAIKNLSAWFLILIGTFLIPAGLLNLRGWWIFDYPIDFIPWILAIGLLILPIILKFFKKEAL encoded by the coding sequence ATGATTAAATTTAAAAATAATATACCAAAAATTTTAGTAGCGATTGCGGCAATTCTTTTTATTGTTATTGTTTTAGGTTTAGCGTGGTTATTAGGTGTAAGGCAGCAAGCTGAAGTTGGCGGGACCTTTGGGTTTATGGCATTGCTCTCATTTGCATCAGGTCTTTCAATGATTGTTCTCCCATGCACTTTACCATTAGTTTTTATTATTGTTCCTATGGCCATGGGAAAAGATTATTTAAAAGGATTTATAATGGCCCTTCTTTTTGGGTTGGGCATCAGTATAACAATAATGTTTTATGGTATTTTGATGGCTTTATTAGGAAATATTTTAGGCATTAAAGGACTTACTCCTTGGATAGTTTTGATATCTGGTTTAGCTGCTTATATTTTCGGGTTATCAGAATTTTCTTTTTTTCCATTACAAATACCTTTTGCAGCAACAATTTTACCAAAAAGATTTCAGCAAAAAGGGGATTATATTAGAAGCTTTTTATTGGGATTATTATTAGGTAATGCGGGAGTAGGTTGTCCGAACCCTCTTTTTTACGTTCTGTTATTTTATATTTCCGGAACTGCAAATGTATTAGCCGGGTCATCACTTGGTTTTATTCATGGTGTTGGCCGTGCATTGCCAATTATTTTTCTCACTATTTTAGCAATGTTTGGTATTCAAGCAACCAAACCATTAGTTCAATATCGCTTTGCGATTAAAAATTTATCGGCTTGGTTTCTTATTTTAATAGGAACATTCTTAATTCCAGCAGGATTATTAAATTTACGTGGGTGGTGGATTTTTGATTATCCGATTGATTTTATTCCTTGGATCTTAGCGATTGGTTTATTAATTTTACCTATTATTTTGAAATTTTTTAAAAAGGAAGCTCTATGA
- a CDS encoding FAD-binding oxidoreductase yields MPCNKDINVEIAIIGGGMAGLSAAQAFNKKGKKVALFEQYYCGSGASGKSSGFITPNAELSLTDFADRYTIEVAQQIWNFIISGVQDIKTNIQDHEIICDYIPQDTVVLANSKKALKELSIEHANLTKLGYKTSYYNQNAIREYVNSADYFGGVRYEGSFGINGYLYCQALKKKLQQQGVIIFEETPVTSIDNHTLKTMHANIKADYIIVCVDRFMPELNVLKQEIYHAQTFLMISQQLTDQQVRTLFPITNLMAWDTDLIYTYFRLTGDNRLLVGGGNFLTTYSSKADHEYAPMVRKLTHYIHKKFPQLKTQFEQLWPGLIGLSKDIGPIAGRDNKKPYLYYISAAAGLPIAAALGRYSAEHILEGRIDLDPYFSPYRSFAIGGILQSVLGKKLSFALCNLKTRYIP; encoded by the coding sequence ATGCCATGCAATAAAGATATCAATGTTGAGATTGCAATTATCGGCGGTGGTATGGCAGGGCTTTCAGCCGCGCAAGCTTTTAATAAAAAAGGAAAAAAAGTTGCGCTATTTGAGCAATATTATTGTGGATCGGGTGCCTCGGGTAAAAGTTCCGGGTTTATTACGCCCAATGCTGAATTATCATTAACTGATTTTGCCGATCGCTATACTATTGAAGTAGCACAACAAATTTGGAATTTTATTATTTCTGGTGTGCAAGATATTAAAACTAATATTCAAGATCATGAAATTATTTGTGATTATATTCCGCAAGATACCGTAGTGCTCGCTAATAGCAAAAAAGCGCTTAAAGAGCTTTCAATTGAGCATGCAAATTTGACCAAACTTGGCTATAAAACTTCTTATTATAATCAGAATGCTATTCGAGAATATGTTAATTCAGCTGATTATTTTGGTGGCGTACGTTATGAAGGTTCGTTTGGTATAAATGGCTATTTATATTGCCAAGCATTAAAAAAGAAATTACAGCAACAAGGAGTAATAATTTTTGAAGAAACTCCGGTAACTTCTATTGATAATCATACATTAAAAACGATGCATGCAAATATCAAAGCTGATTATATTATTGTTTGTGTTGATCGATTTATGCCAGAATTAAATGTGCTAAAACAAGAAATTTATCATGCTCAAACATTTTTGATGATTTCGCAGCAATTAACTGACCAACAAGTGAGAACACTTTTTCCAATAACTAATCTGATGGCATGGGATACTGATCTTATTTATACTTATTTTCGGCTTACTGGTGATAATCGTCTTTTAGTAGGTGGTGGCAATTTTTTAACCACTTATTCATCTAAAGCAGATCATGAATATGCACCGATGGTGCGTAAATTAACTCATTATATTCATAAAAAATTTCCACAATTAAAAACACAATTTGAACAATTATGGCCAGGATTAATTGGTTTATCAAAAGATATTGGCCCTATTGCAGGTCGCGATAATAAAAAACCCTATCTTTATTATATTTCTGCTGCAGCTGGCTTGCCAATAGCAGCGGCACTTGGCAGATATAGTGCGGAACACATACTTGAAGGGCGAATAGATTTGGATCCATATTTTTCACCATATCGTTCATTTGCAATTGGTGGTATTTTGCAATCGGTTCTCGGCAAAAAACTTTCTTTTGCTTTGTGCAACCTTAAAACAAGATATATACCGTAA
- a CDS encoding glutaredoxin, producing MIKVTILTTKGCSHCMQAKEILSKLKPKYDLNIEDIDVTTDRGQELAKKHKIMTSPGILINDEFFSMGGVTEGQLRSKFDELA from the coding sequence ATGATAAAAGTTACTATATTAACTACCAAAGGTTGTTCTCACTGTATGCAAGCAAAAGAAATTTTAAGTAAATTAAAACCTAAATACGATCTAAATATTGAAGATATTGATGTGACTACTGATAGAGGCCAAGAATTAGCTAAAAAACATAAAATTATGACTTCTCCTGGCATTTTAATCAATGATGAATTTTTTTCTATGGGCGGTGTTACTGAAGGGCAACTAAGAAGTAAATTTGATGAATTAGCATAG